The DNA window GCGCCCGGAGGAGGTGTGCTCAGGCGTAGCGGTGATCCGCCGCGACATGATCAGTCTCTGCGCTTGCTGGAGGCAGCGCTCGCCGTCACCGGCGTCGGCGATGGGGTGTCCCTCGAAATCGACACCGATGTCGAACCGGGTGCAGGTCTGGGTGGGAGCGCCGCCGCCACGGTCGCAGCGCTGCTCGCGCTGAGGGCCGCCATCGGGGAGACGCCCACGCCTGCCGACCTGGCGCGTGAGGCTGCATTCCTGGAGCGGGGACGGCTCCGGATTCCGGGCGGCGACCAGGACCCGATCTTCGCGGCGCACGGGGGTGTGCTGGATTTGACCTTCGATGGGCAAGGCTGCTCCGGTGTGCGCGCGATCGGCGGGCACGACGGGCGCGCCGAAGCAGTCCTCGCCGAGCTTCAGGCGGGGCTCCTCCTCGTGGACACCGGCGTGCGTCGGGTCTCCGGGGAGGTGCTCCGGCGCCGAGCGACGCCGGATCCGCGGGTGACCTGGTCGCTCCTGTCGGCCGCGGGCCAGGTGGCGCGCGGGCTCGCGCAAGGCTCCCTGGAGCAAGTGGTCGAGGGCATGCGGCTGAGCGCCGAAGCCAAGGCGAAGGCCGCTCCTTCCGCGAGCGTCGCCGGTCTGGAGATCGCCGAGGAAGTGAACGGTCTCGGTGCCGAGGTGGTGCGCGTGTGCGGCGCCGGCGGTGGCGGCCACGTGCTCGTGTGGGCGCCGCCGGAGCGCCACGCCGATCTCTTGCCGAAGCTGTCCCGCTGGACGGTGCGGCAACCCTCCCTCGACGCACCCGGCGCACGGATCGAGGAGAGCTGAGGCGCGTCGCGGTGGCGTGACGCGCGGCGAACCATCGCCTAGGGTCGCGCCCATGCGAGGACGTGCGCCGCTGTCGACGACCCTGCCCCCTCTGGCAGCGCTTTCCACCGTGGCCTCCCTGCTGGCCACGGGCTGCGTCTCCCCCGAAACGACCGCGACCACCTGCGCCGACGTGCGCGTCGAGCAGCCCATCCTGCTCCTGGAGAGCGACCTGCGGACCACCAGCGGCCTCGGTCGCATCGATGGCGAAGGCTGCATGACCGAGACCGCTGGCGGGCTCGCGCTGAGCGGGGACACCACCCTCTCCTCGTCGTCACGGCAGCTCTTCGTGCTCGATCGCTCCGCGGGTCTCGTCCACCGCGTAACTGCCGAGACCACGCAGCTCGACGAGACCTTTCGCGCCTTCGACGACACCGAGGGCCGCGCCAACCCGCAGGACGTCGCCGTCGACGCCGAGGGACGGCTCTGGGTGACGCGCTTCGACCATCCCTCGGTGGTGGTCCTCGATCGCCGCGGCGCGATCAGCGCGCGGGTGGACCTCGAACCCTACGCCGACGCCGACGGCAACCCCGAGGCGGCCGCGATCCACATCGCCGACGGCACAGCCCACGTGGCACTGGAGAAGCTCGACGCGAAGGCGACCGACGCCATCTACCCGCCCACCGGCCCTGGCGTGGTGCTGGCCATCCCGACCCGTCTCGACGGCGCAATCACACCCATCGAGCTTGCCGGTCGCAACCCCTTCGGCCGCTTCGTCGAGGCCCTCTGGGACCCGAAGCTCCTCGCCATCGCCACCCCCGGCGACTTCGGCGAGCTGACCGCGGGCGATGGCATCGACCTCATCGACACCGCCGAAGGAAAGGCACGCCAGATCATCTCGGAAGTCGCCCTCGGCGGCTCTGCCACCGACGTCGCCCTGGTCGGCCCGAACGAGGCCTACGCGCTCGTCGCCGGCCCCGAGGACGGCGTGAACCCCACCCGCGTCGTCGCCTTCGACCCCGAGCGCGGCGAGGTCACCCGCGTGCTGGCGAAGGCCGAGGGCTACTACCACTGGGGCCTCTTGATCGTGGGCGACCTGCTGGTCGTCGGCGACAGGACGCCAGGCCGCGCGCGGGTCGTCTTCTTCGACCGGAGCACCGGCAGCGAAGCGGGCGAGATCATCGCGCAGCGCCTCTCCCCCGTCTCCTTCGCGCTCCTGCCGTGAGAACAGCGGTCGACGGGACGACCGGCGGCTGACGCCTCCGAGAGGGCGCGCGTCAGGCGCTGAGGCGCGCGTCAGGTGCTGAGGCGCGCGTCAGGCGCTGAGGCGCTCGTCGGGCTCTGCGAGGAACTCCAGGATGGCCGCGACGGCGGCCTCGGGCGCCTCGATCGGGAAGAAGTGCCCCGCCTCCGGCAGCAGCACCACGCGGCCGTGCGGCAGCACCTCGGCGAGCAGTGTCGCGTTTCCTGGCGGCATCACCAGGTCCAGCGCGCCCGACAGGAGGAGGGTCTTGGCCTGCACCTCGCGCAGGTGCGGCTCGAAGCTCGCCTTCTCGTCGAACAAGGCCAGGCCGATGGCGAGCTGCGCCCGGTACGCCGTCGGGTCCACCGGGTGCGTGACCCGGCGCTGCATCCACGCCGCGATGAGCGCGGGGTTCGCCTCGACGAACCCGGGCGCACAGCTCACGGCGAGCCCACGGCGGAACCGCTCCGCTGGATCCACGCCCACGTCGGTGAGCACCGCCAGCGCCTCGGGGGAGATCGGCACATGCCGCGGACCTCCGAAGTGCGTGGCGCTGAGGATCAGCCGATCGATCCGCTCGGGCCACGTGATCGCCAGCGCCTGGGCCACGAAGCCGCCCATGGAGTGACCGAGCACGTGCGCGCGCCCGAGCCCGAGCCCCTCGATCAGCGAGGCCGTGTCCCGCGCGAGCTGCTCGGCGCTGTACGGACCCGGAGGCGCATCCGACCCCCCGACCCCGCGGTTGTCGAAGGTGATCACGCGGTGATGCCGCGAAAGACCCGGCACCATCCGGTGCCACGTCCACCGGTCGTACCCGAGGCCGGCGACGAGCACGAGCGGCGCACCCTCTCCATGAACCTCGTACTCCAGCCGGATCCCTTCCGGCGTGCAGAACACCGCCATGGCGGCAGAGCATGCCCGAAGCCCCGCCCCCGAGGCCAGCCGAAGCGAAGGAGGCCCTTCACGTCAGCCGAAGCGAAGGACGCCTTCACGCCAACCGACACGAACGAAGGAACGTCGCCTTCATGCCCGCTCGACGCGCTTCGTCTCAGGACCAGGACGGCTGCTGCATCCCGCGGAGCGCGGCCCCGGCAGCGAGCCCACCGGCCGTGTACCAGGCGACGGCCATCGCCTTCGTCGCCGGCGTCGCCTGGCTCGGCTTGCGCCCGAGCCCCATGCGAGGCGGCAGCATCACCGCGCCGAACCCCGCCAGGAGTCCCAGCACGAGCCCCCGACCCGGCGCCCGACGACTCGCCCCCACCCCGGCGAGCGCGAAGTACAGCGCGTTCGACACGAGATCGCCGGCGAGCGCCACCTTCTGCAGCGATCGCTTCCGTGGCGGCGCGAGCCCCACCTGGCGCAACGTCTTCGCGATGAAGCGGCGGCCCACCACATCCATCCGCGGCGCGTTCGGCGTCAGCTCGCGTGCGACCTGATGCACGGCGGTCAGCACCGCCGCCCCGATCAACCCACTGCCGAGCGCGCTCAGAAGTCGGAACTGTCGTGTGGTCACGAAGAGCACCTCCGCTGCCCCGCATCGGCAAGCCTCATGCCCCCGACGGGTGCTCCCGATCTTCCCGGAGATCAGCGAAGCGCAGCCGCACGGATGACCCTGGTGCCACGTCGCGACAGCGCGCTACCTGGACGACGGAGGGAGCGCCGCCGTGGTGCGCAACCGCCGACGTCGCTCTCCTCGCTCCAGTGCCAGCTCGATGAGGCGCCGCACCAGCTCCCGCGGCGAGATCCCGCTCGCCTCCCACAGCTTCGGGTACATCGAGATCGCCGTGAACCCGGGCAGCGTGTTGATCTCGTTCACGTAGATCCGCCGGTCGGCGGACATCAGAAAATCCACCCGCGCGAGGCCCGAGGCCTCCAGCGCGCGGAACACCCGGAGCGAGAGCGTCTGCACCGTGCTCAGCTCCGCTGGATCCAGGTCCGCCGGGATCTTGATCGTGGCTCCCCGCTCGTCGATGTACTTGGCTGCATACGAGTAGAACCCGTCGGCGTGATCGATCACGATCTCCCCCGGGATGGACGCGACGGGCTCCTCGTCCCCGAGCACCGCGCACTCGATCTCCCGCGCGTCGGGCAAGCCCTGCTCGCACACGACCTTCAGGTCGAACTCGAAGGCATGATCCACCGCGGCCTCCACCTCCGCCGGGTCGCTCACGCGCCGGATCCCCACCGAGGAGCCGAGGTTCGCGGGCTTGACGAAGATCGGCGCCGACGCGCTCGGTTCACCTCCCTCGGCCAGCGCGCAGATGCGCTCGATCCAGCCTGCCCTGTCGCGTTCCCAGCCCTGCTTGCGCACCGTGAAGTGAGGCAGCACGGGCAGCTCCGCCTCGCGCAGGAGCCGCTTCATCACATCCTTGTCCATCCCCACCGCGGAGCCGAGCACGCCCGAGCCCACGTACGGCACGCCGGTCAGTTCGAGCAGCCCCTGGACGCTGCCGTCCTCTCCTTGCGTCCCGTGCAGCACGGGGAAGACGACATCGATCGGTTCGGCGTCACCGCCCGTGTGCTCGACGGCCTTCAGCAGCGTCTCGCCTTGCTCGCTCGGGTGCGTGGCGAGCGCGACTTCGGGCATGGCCTCGTTGAGGCGCGCGAGCCTGGGATCGCGGTTCTCGCCGAGCAGCAGGGCCTCCTCCTGGCGCAGCCAGCGGCCTTCCTTGTCGATGCCGATCAGCACGGGCTCGAAGCGCTCCCGGTCCAGCGCCTCGGCGACGAAGCGCGCGGAGAGAAGCGAGATCTCGTGCTCGGCGGAGCGCCCTCCGAAGAGCACGGCGACGCGGAGCTTGCGCGGGTTCCCCTGCATGGCGCGGAAGGTAGCGTGGGGGGCGGTGCGGAGGCGAACAAGCGGCGCCGGTTGTGCCGACGACCGGACTTCCTGGGTGTCTCGGCGTGCGGGCAGGGCATCGGGGTCGCTGGGGGCGGTGCGGGGGGAAGGGGCGTCGGGAGAGAAGAGAGGTTGGCGAGGTGTCGACGAGGAGGGGACGGCGGCGTGGGCTTGGCGGAAGCAGCGCTGGCGAAGCGGGGCCGAGAGGAGAGGTGACCGGGAGCGCCGAGGGAAGCGCTCGGGAGCGCGGAGAGGCGTCGGCGGGAAGGGTCAGGGGAGGGGTCAGGAGGGGTTGGGGAGGTGTTCGGGGCTGTTTTGGGAGGTGTTCGGGGCTGTTTTGGGAGGTGTTCGGGGCTGTTGTCGAAGTGCACGGGCGCGGTTTGGGAACTACCCAGGAGCGGCTTGGGAAGTGCACGGGAGCGGTTTGGGAAGTGCCCAGGAGTGCTTGGGGAACTACCCAGGAGGGCTTGGGGAACTACCCAGGAGGGCTTTGGGAACTACCCAGGAGCGGTTTGGGAAGTGCACGGGAGTGCTCTGGGAACTACCCAGGAGCGGTTTGGGAAGTGCACGGGAGTGCTCTGGGAACTACCCAGGAGTGCTCTGGGAACTACCCAGGACCGTCGCAGAAGTGCACGGGTCCGTCGCATGGGTGTCCTGAACGGACTCGAACGGTGTCGGGCGGCGTGGGACGAGTTCCTGGGATGAAGCGCGTGCGGCGAGCGCGTGTGCCGGGGTGAGGCTGCGGCGCGCGCCGAGCGATGCGTGTGGACGTGATGCGCGGAGGTACGGCTCGACCCGGAAGGGGAGCTCAGTTGTCGATGACGCGGAAGGCGGCGCGGGCCTTGCTGATCGGCACGCGCGCGATGAACCCGTCGGCCAGCTCGACGTCGATGCTGGCGAGATGGCCCTGGCGATGCTGCAGCTTGATCACGCTCACCTTGGAGCCCTTGGCGATCTCCGCTTGGGAGATCGTCACGCTGTCCACGGCCTGCAACCGCGCGCCGACGGTGAAGTCGGAGCTGGTCTCGGTCTCGGCGTTCTGGCGCGTCTCGGCGGCAGCGAGGGTGCTGCCGAGGGTGAGGGCCAGGGCCAGCCCGAAAGCGACACTCATGCGGCGGCAGGGGGTTGCGATCGACTGCATGGGGCTCCAAAGATACGCCCCTCGCTCTGGATGTCACGCACCGCGTTCGTTGGCCGGGACCCATCCGTCGAGGGCTTTCTCGACGAAGAGCAAGCGATCCTGGCCCCAGAAGAGAAGTCCGTTGACGATGAACGTTGGTGCTCCACAGACGCCGAGATGGATGGCTTCTTGCGTGGCCTCGTGCAGCTTGGCCTTGACGTTTTCGTCACGATTTGCAGCGAGCAGCGGCGCAGGATCGAAGCCTTCGCGCGTGGCGATGTCGGTGAGGGTCGCGTCGTCGGAGATGTCGCGGTCGTCACCCCAGTAGGCGCGGAAGAGGGCGTGGATGAGGGGCGGGCGCGCGGCTTCGTCGAGGGCGAGCAGCATGCGCAGCGGCTTGATGGTGTTCATGGGGAAGCGCGAGGGGAAGCGGAACGGCACGCCGTGGACGTCGGCCCAGCGCACGATGTCGGTGCCGATGTAGCGGCGTTTGGCATCGCTGAGGCTGAAGAGCGGGACCATCGGGGTGCCGATGCTCTTGAAGAGGGCGCCGAGGAGGAAGGGGCGGTAGTTGACCTTGGCACCATGGCGCGCGGCGATGGCGTCGATCTGGGTGGCGCCGAAGTAGGCGTAGGGGCTCGAGAGATCGAACCAGAAGTCGACGGTCTTCACGGGGTCACCTCGGAGGGAGCGGCGCGGAACTCGGGCGGGATCCAGCCGTCGAGGGTGCGCTCGACGAGGTCGAAGCGGTCCTGTCCCCAGAAGAGGGCGCCCGAGACGCTGGGTGTGGTGACGAGGAACGCGGGGGCGCCGAAGACGCCCGCGGCGAGCGCGGTGTCGGTGTGCTGGCGGAGCTGGTCCTTGATGGCCGGATCGTCGGCGCGGGCGACGAGGGCGCTTCCGTCGAGGCCTGCGCCGTCGAGCGCGTCGCGGACGATGGAGGGCTGGGAGACGTCGAGCGATTGCACCCAGTAGGCGTCGAAGAGGGCGCGGCTCGCGCGCGGGAGATCGTGGGAAGCGAGCGTGGCGCGCAGGGCGAGGACGGTGCGGTTGGGGTGGGTGCTCGGCATGCGCAAGGGGACGCCCCAGTGGTCGGCCCAGCGGTGCATGTCGAGGTCGTTGTGCCTGGCCTTCGCGGGCGGCATGCCTTCGGCGGGGACCTGGGGGACGCCGAGGGCCTTGAAGACGCCGCCGAGCAGGAACGGGCTCCAGACGAGTTCGGCGCCGGCTCGCCGGGTGACGGCCTCGATCTGGGTGTGCGCCAGGTAGGCGTACGGACAGGAGAAGTCGTAGAAAAAGACGACGCGCTTCACGCGAGCGACCTTACCACGCAGGCAGGGCGTCGTGGTCGCGAGGTCCCTTCGAGGGGGCGTGAGGGGGACGTGAGTGACGTCGTGAGGGGCGCTGCGAGAAGCGACGGCGTGCGCGCAATCCTGCCCAAGCGCGCTCGTGTCCGTGTGTCGGAGAGTGCGAGGAGGCGATGCATGAGAGCACGGTTCGTCGCGGTGGGCCTGGCTGCGCTGCTGGGGATGTCGATCGCTGGGTCGGCGAGCGCGCAGGAAGGGCGCGACAAGAAGAAGGACGACTCGTACGGCTACATCTTCAAGGACGACATCCTGAGCGCCGACACGCAGGGGGCGAGCACGGCGCAGATCCGGGTGATCAAGGTCGGCCGGCGTGATCAGCTGCTGCGCCCGCGTGTTCACTTCGTGCCGGAGATGCTGAAGTCGGTCGAGAACATGTAGGTCGTGGCGCTGGCGCGCATCGTGCTTTCTCCGTCTGCCGTAGAGGCTGCGTAACGCCTCGGGACGGTCAATGGAGGGAGCACATGGCACGCGTTCTTGATGAGGTGGCGTCGAGCGCTGCGCGGGCGTGGAGCTGGTCCGCGGTGCTGAAGGGAAGCTTCGCGGGGCTGGCGGTGTACGTGGTGCTCCGCTACCTGGGGGCTGCGTTCGGCGCATCCACCGGGGATGGGGTGCTCGCAGAGGGGTTCGCCGTGTGGACCGTCGCCGCGCAGGTGGCGGCGATCTTCGTCGGCGGGATGGTGACGGGCTTCGTGCTCGGGTCGTTCCGGCCGCTCGATGGCGCCCTCGCGGGGACGTTCACCTGGGCGGTGGCGATCGTGCTGATGACGGCGTTGCTCGGTTCGCCTGGGCTCCAGGTCGCCGAGCCAGCGTTGTGGGGCGCGTTCGCTGGCGCGGTCCTCAGCTTGAGCGCGGGCATCGCGGGCGGGATTCTCGGCGTGCAGCGCTCGCGGACGGCGATGCGTCCGGGGCCCACGTCGATCCCGAACAGTTCAGACAGGTTCGGGTGAGCCTGGGGGGCGACGCGAGGAGACGCGTCGCCGTGGTGTGGCCTTCATGATGGTGCGGTCATGATGCAGGCCGTTGTGATGTGGCTGTCCCGAGATGGCCGTCGCGAGATGGCCGTTGCGAGATGGGATGCCGTGATGTGAGCCGTCGCGGCGACGATCAAAGAGAGAGGGCAGCAGAAGAGGCGAGGACGCCGCGCTCGACGAGGATCTCGGGCGCGTGCTGCACGGAGAGGATGAGCGCGCGGGCGTAGAGGCGAGCGCGCTCCTCTTCCGGGAGATCGCCAGGGCGGCCATGGGTCGCGTGCTGCAAGAGGATGGCGGCGCTGACGCTGACGTTGAGGCTCTCGGCGAAGCCACGCATGGGGACGGAGACGGTGCGGGTGCAGGCGGCGGCGAGCTCGGCGTGGATGCCGAAGCGCTCGTTGCCGAGGACGATGGCGACGCGCGGGATGTGACGCAGGTCTTCGGGGGTGAGCTGGCCGCGCGGGTGGGTGGCGACGAGTTCGTGGCCGCTCCGGGCGAGGCTTTCGAGGGCCTCGGCGGAGGTCTGGTGGGTGTGGACCTCGACCCAGCGCTCGGAGCCGCGGGCGACGGTGGTGGAGGCGAGGAAGCTCTCGACGCGCTCGACGACGTGCAGGCGCTGGAGGCCGAAGGCGTCGCAGGAGCGGAGGACGGCGCCGCCGTTGTGCGGGTCGTGCGGGGCGTCCATGAGCACGGTCACGGCGTCGAGGCGGGCGTCGAAGGCGGCGCGGAGGCGCGCGACGCGCTCGGGGGTGGCGAAGGGCTCCAGCTCGCGGGCGATCGCGACCACGTCGAGGGAGTCGAGGACGGCGAGGAGCTTTCGCTGCTCCACGGCGACCGGGCGGCAATCCGGGGTCGAGCGGCGCATCTTGGGGGCGCGGGCTCTAGCACATCTACGCGCGGTGTGGGTCGTCCGGGTACACCCATGCGGCGTTACGTCACGCCCCAGGTCGCGTAGGCTTCGTCACCGAGGAGATGGGACTCATGGCTTGGAATGGTGCGAAGCGGGTCAGCGTGGGGTTGGGCGTCGGCGTGGTGCTGGCCGGGCAGGTGGCCGGCGCAGCAGAGAAGGAGATCGGGCCGGGGGATGATCTGATCGCGGAGATCGCGGCGCTGCAGCCAGGGGACGAGCTGGTGCTCCAGGGCGGGACGTACAGCTTGAACCCGAAGCTCACCATCGCGGTGAGCGGCACCGCACAGGCGCCGATCGTGATCCGCGCGAAGGCGGGCGAGGTGCCGGTGATCACGCGCCCGAACGCGAACCAGAACGTGATCAACATCGAGGGGAGCGAGCACGTCGTGCTGCGGGGGCTGGAAGTGACGGGTGGGTCGCACGGGATCCGGATGAACCAGGCACGGTTCATCACCGTCGAGGACTGCGAGATCCACGAGACGGACGACGTGGCGCTGAGCGCGAACT is part of the Chondromyces crocatus genome and encodes:
- a CDS encoding 2-hydroxychromene-2-carboxylate isomerase, with protein sequence MKRVVFFYDFSCPYAYLAHTQIEAVTRRAGAELVWSPFLLGGVFKALGVPQVPAEGMPPAKARHNDLDMHRWADHWGVPLRMPSTHPNRTVLALRATLASHDLPRASRALFDAYWVQSLDVSQPSIVRDALDGAGLDGSALVARADDPAIKDQLRQHTDTALAAGVFGAPAFLVTTPSVSGALFWGQDRFDLVERTLDGWIPPEFRAAPSEVTP
- a CDS encoding alpha/beta fold hydrolase; amino-acid sequence: MAVFCTPEGIRLEYEVHGEGAPLVLVAGLGYDRWTWHRMVPGLSRHHRVITFDNRGVGGSDAPPGPYSAEQLARDTASLIEGLGLGRAHVLGHSMGGFVAQALAITWPERIDRLILSATHFGGPRHVPISPEALAVLTDVGVDPAERFRRGLAVSCAPGFVEANPALIAAWMQRRVTHPVDPTAYRAQLAIGLALFDEKASFEPHLREVQAKTLLLSGALDLVMPPGNATLLAEVLPHGRVVLLPEAGHFFPIEAPEAAVAAILEFLAEPDERLSA
- a CDS encoding SMP-30/gluconolactonase/LRE family protein, whose protein sequence is MRGRAPLSTTLPPLAALSTVASLLATGCVSPETTATTCADVRVEQPILLLESDLRTTSGLGRIDGEGCMTETAGGLALSGDTTLSSSSRQLFVLDRSAGLVHRVTAETTQLDETFRAFDDTEGRANPQDVAVDAEGRLWVTRFDHPSVVVLDRRGAISARVDLEPYADADGNPEAAAIHIADGTAHVALEKLDAKATDAIYPPTGPGVVLAIPTRLDGAITPIELAGRNPFGRFVEALWDPKLLAIATPGDFGELTAGDGIDLIDTAEGKARQIISEVALGGSATDVALVGPNEAYALVAGPEDGVNPTRVVAFDPERGEVTRVLAKAEGYYHWGLLIVGDLLVVGDRTPGRARVVFFDRSTGSEAGEIIAQRLSPVSFALLP
- a CDS encoding TrmH family RNA methyltransferase is translated as MRRSTPDCRPVAVEQRKLLAVLDSLDVVAIARELEPFATPERVARLRAAFDARLDAVTVLMDAPHDPHNGGAVLRSCDAFGLQRLHVVERVESFLASTTVARGSERWVEVHTHQTSAEALESLARSGHELVATHPRGQLTPEDLRHIPRVAIVLGNERFGIHAELAAACTRTVSVPMRGFAESLNVSVSAAILLQHATHGRPGDLPEEERARLYARALILSVQHAPEILVERGVLASSAALSL
- a CDS encoding 2-hydroxychromene-2-carboxylate isomerase, encoding MKTVDFWFDLSSPYAYFGATQIDAIAARHGAKVNYRPFLLGALFKSIGTPMVPLFSLSDAKRRYIGTDIVRWADVHGVPFRFPSRFPMNTIKPLRMLLALDEAARPPLIHALFRAYWGDDRDISDDATLTDIATREGFDPAPLLAANRDENVKAKLHEATQEAIHLGVCGAPTFIVNGLLFWGQDRLLFVEKALDGWVPANERGA
- a CDS encoding D-alanine--D-alanine ligase family protein, encoding MQGNPRKLRVAVLFGGRSAEHEISLLSARFVAEALDRERFEPVLIGIDKEGRWLRQEEALLLGENRDPRLARLNEAMPEVALATHPSEQGETLLKAVEHTGGDAEPIDVVFPVLHGTQGEDGSVQGLLELTGVPYVGSGVLGSAVGMDKDVMKRLLREAELPVLPHFTVRKQGWERDRAGWIERICALAEGGEPSASAPIFVKPANLGSSVGIRRVSDPAEVEAAVDHAFEFDLKVVCEQGLPDAREIECAVLGDEEPVASIPGEIVIDHADGFYSYAAKYIDERGATIKIPADLDPAELSTVQTLSLRVFRALEASGLARVDFLMSADRRIYVNEINTLPGFTAISMYPKLWEASGISPRELVRRLIELALERGERRRRLRTTAALPPSSR